In the Arachis ipaensis cultivar K30076 chromosome B04, Araip1.1, whole genome shotgun sequence genome, AAGGGAGCAACAACTCCAATCAAGGATGCAGGATAGCTCCAACCAAAATtggcgggacaattatcaacaaggaggaagggacaatggaggcaaccaaagatggaacaacaacactTCACCAAACCACTACTCACAAAACCCTCCAAACCAacaaccaaatcaaggaagaaactatcaaacctacataccacctcatagacaaccacTTCCACCCAACCAACCCCAAGCACCACAAATTACCTACCCTTCTAAATCTCCAAATCAAGATGACACACTTCGATCCATACTCCAAGGACAAAAGGAACTCCAAAACACCCTCAACTCAAGTCTTAATGGCCTCACTTCTACTCTCTAAGCTCTCATTGCTCGCATGGAGCCACCTTCTATTCCCACTCCTCAAGCCTCAACATCTAGTGCCATaccctctcaacctttacccaaccccaaaggtggcatcaacgtCATAACCTTGAGGTCCGGAACGCAATTGAAGGAAAGAGACTCAAAAGAACCTAACCTAATGAAAGTTGCTCAAGAGGAAGATGGAGtcgagatagaagaaattgaagaggaggaggagtcacatgtaatagttgaagatgaagaccctCAACCAAGGAGTGAAGTCCCTAGAAAGGAGCAAATTTTAGAGGAAGTGGCCCAACCAATTCCATTTCCTACTttggcaagaaaggctaagaagcGTGTGGAGCTTGACCCAACTATGGTGAAGATGAtcaagaaagtggaggtaactatccccctctttgatgctatacatcaagtgcctaaatatgcgaaatttctcaaggacttgtgtatgaacaaagataggATTCATGAGTTAGAAACCATCCATTGGGTAGTTCCATTTTGGCTTTGATGGGATCCATTCCGGAAAAGTGTGTTGATCTGGGTCCTTGCTTAGTTTCTTGTATCATTGATGGAGTCCAATTcgttgattgtatgtgtgaccttggtgcatgcgTTAGCATTATGCCTCTTTCTGTTTATCATTTATTGAAGCTCCCACCATTGAAGCGGTTggcggctaggtttgtcttggcggacaagagcataataaccgtgTCGGGTATTGCGGAAGATGTGTTGGTCGACATAAAGGGTTTGATATTTCCAATTGATTTCCATATCATTGAGATGCCACCAAGTGAATCCGAGAGGGCgtcatctatcctacttgggaggccatttttgaggacctctagattcaagttggatgcccattcgggaacctactcattcgagatagatgggagagttgTATGTTTTAGCCTAGAAAAAGCAATGAGGCACCCATTGGAGAACCATTCCATATTCCGGTGTGATctaattgacaacattgtggcggaggtgcattatgcaaagctagaagagaaacatatgattgaaggaaatagtgaagatccaagtggagaagttcaagtgacaagccaagaccaaatgctagaattgaagccattaccgccccacctaaagtactcataccttgatgaagcccacaagttTTCGGggatcattgcaagggaactaaatcctcaacaagaagaaaagttgCTATGTATTTTGAGGAAGAACAAAATGGAAatagggtggagtttggcggatctagtggggataagtccccaagtgtgtgagcaccgAATCTTTTTGGAAGAGGAAGCTAGACCCATGAGACAACCTCAAAGGCGATTAAATCCTACtattttggaggttgtcaagaaagagGTAACACAGTTACTTgaggcggacatcatctaccctatttcggatagtgaatgggtaagtcccaTTCAAGTTGTGCCTAAGAAGTCCGGGGTAACCACAATTAAGAATGAAAGCGGGGAGCTCATAGCAACacgggtgcaaaactcttggcgagtatgcatagactaccgaaggttgaatgcggccactagaaaagatcattttccacttctgtttatcgatcaaatgctcgatcgattatctggtaaatctcattattgttttctagatggctattcgggatacttccaaatacacattgctctagaggaccaagaaaaaacaacatttacttgcccttttggaacttatgcctacaagcatatgccattcggcttatgcaatgcaccggcaactttccaatggtgcatgatgagcatctttgcgaattttctagagcaatgcatggaggtattcatggatgacttcacggtatatggtgattcttttgatcattgcttggataGTCTTGAAAAAGTTTTAGAAATATGTACTAAaaccaaccttgtcttaaattttgagaagtttcatttcatggtcaaacaaggcattgttttaggacatattgtttccaaagatggTATCTCCGTAGATCCGGCTAAAATTAATGTCatatctagtttgccttacccctcttccgagagggaggtccgctcttttcttggacatgcaggattttatcggAGATTCATCAAGGATTTTAGCAAGGTAGCATTGTCTCTCTCAAGGTTGCTACAAAAGAATGTTGAGTTTGATTtaagcaaggaatgcatggaggctttcgacaagctcaaggtagcattgacccaagctcccattgtGCGAGGGCCAGATTGGAGTCGAcaatttgaaataatgtgtgatgcttcaaattttaccgtgggagccgcgttagcacaacgcgagggtaagaatccatatgtcatagcctatcCATCAAAAACAttagatggagcccaatccaactacactactaccgAAAAAGAACTTTTGGCCATTATTTTTGCCTTGGACGAATTTCGAGCATATCTTCTTGGttcaaaggtggtagtgtactcggatcatgcggcattaaagtatttgttggctaaaaaggaatccaaaccgagattgattagatgggttttattgttgCAAGGGTTTTatttggaaatcaaggataggagtggtacgcaaaacctagtggcggaccatctaagtcgccttgaacatacaAAAGGCGATactactcctatcaatgattcaTTTCCCTTTGAGGGCTTGAATGAAATCTCGGAaaccattccttggtatgcaccaattgctaattacttagtatctcgctccttcccacctaatctctccaaacatcaaagggataagctaaaaagtgaatccaaatactatgtgtgggacgacccatacctttggagatgtggggcggaccaagtaattcggaggtgcattccacaaactgaattccactcaatcttggaagcttgccactcctccgaAGAAGGAGGCCACTTCGGACCTCAAAGAACGGCAAggaaaatcctagattgtggcttttggtggccaactcttttcaaggactcttctcatttttgtaaatcttgttctcaatgcattagatttggtaatatctctAAGAAGGATGAAATTCCCCAACAAACTATGCTATTTTTTGAGATCTTTGACGTGTGTGGAATCGACTTCATGGGggcattcccaaattctaatgatTTCCTCTACATTCTACTCGCCGTTgattatgtatccaaatgggtggaagcaataccCACCCGGATGGATGATGCTAATGTGGTCCTTTCTTTTGTGAGAAATAATATCATTTGTAAatttgggtcgccacgagcaatcatgagcgaccaaggttcacacttttgcaacaaaagaaTGGATAGATTAATGAGGAAATATGgcatcatgcataaagtagccacggcctaccacccacaaacaaacggTCAAGCCGAGGTTTCCAATCGGGAGATCAAACACATCTTGGAAAGGATTGTGAAACctaataggaaagattggagtgccaagctcaccgatgcattatgggcctaccaaACGGCTTACAAAATACCAATTGGCATGAGTCCCTTTCGGTTGGTGTATGGCAAAGCTTGCCATTTGCCGGTGAAGATAGAGCACAAGGCGTATTGGGCCATTAAGGAGTGTAATCCGAGTTTGGGTGGAGCCAGAATTGAGAGGAAGCTACAACTAGCGGAGTTGGAATGTTTGCggcttgaagcttatgagaactctagactttacaaggaaaAAATGAAAGCCATCCATGATAGGAACATAAGAGGCAAAGAATTCAAGGCCGGTGATCTTGTCCTTCTTTACAATTCTAGATTGAGATTGTTGCCTGGTAAACTAAGGTCAAAATGGGAAGGCCCATATCAAGTAGTGAAGGCGGAACCCTATGGGGATTACCATTTGTGCCATCCCTCAAGTTCGGATATCTTCAAGGCCAATGGgcatgatgcacggaaacttgtcctttaacaaatctccctcggcaagtataccgaattgtcgtcaagtaaaaactcacaatagagtgagatcgaatcccacagggattgattggtcaagcaactttaattggaagaatattCTAGATGAGCTAAGAAGAAATTAGGTTGAgcattgcaggaaattaaatggcgggaaagtaaattgcagaaaataaatgacggaaggtaaattgcagaatcttaaatggggaaggggggtttagcatgaaagtaaatggcataaagtaaagagaatgggtaagatcagaaatagggagttcattgggcttaggagatattgcattctccggatcaagttcattttcatctcttcctcaattaatgcattcattgatctccttggcaatcttaagtgattgaattccaattccttcgtaattcaatctctcaaatcagatcaatagccaattccttggtctaattgctcatgagaagagatgaagtgtggtcactgattataccacatgtatttccaaatcaaagtattgggagaattatatgtcaccatatccgcccaaaccccaatttggtccaacatgagaaagaaattctagcatgatctcttcattcctcttccacggttcagaagagatccaagtatgaatagcttcttttccaagataactactcaattggatgaagattgaaatctttctagtaaaatcaagagaaaagagagaagaaggataatgaaaactattattgatccatcaaattacaacagagctccctaacccaatgaaaggggtttagttgttcatagctctgggaatgaaaagcatagatggatAGTATattctgagaattaaactaaaagttgcagagaaagtaaaatacagagagtaattctaataatgccaaaagctcttctttctagttcaaagttctccctatttatactattcttctgatcttctagttggctcttcaagtcttggatatgggcctttggatcttgagttgaagcagttatcttcttcagtgggcttagctttacctgcagagagaaagtgtgaagtaggcagggattctagcttaggacgttagtggcgttaacgttaagtgaaagtgtgggttcgagaacgttagtgacagttacctttgtcactaacgttccaaaatgcccctacttcccacgttagagttcacgttaactaggttaacgtggcttctaacgtggtattgctagccatctccaatgttagtgacaaaggggagtgtcactaacgttggctcatcatcccttttactcaggttagcttccacgttaatgtagttaacatgggagttaacgtggctcatagtggctcatcccaacgttagtgacaaaggtgggtgtcactaacgttggcgattctttgctccctctacgttagagtccacgttaactgagttaacgtggcaactaacgtagctcatagtggcttagctcaacgttagtgacaaaggtgagtgtcactaacattggtcaTTCTTTtatttccccacgttagagtccacgttaactgagttaacgtggctcttaacgtggccaatatgagctaatataaaaataacaatgttagcttgaatcaagatgtaaatgaaattctacccaaaacttgcttatttcctaagaaagtgcatgaaactaccctaaaaccataaagaaaaggtcagtgaaactggccaaaatgccctggcatcacaacaccaaacttaaagcttgcttgtccctaagtaagcactggaacaagagaatgatgaatgaaatgacaagatgaatgaatcattattgtggaagtcatattcttggttttatggggtttcatgcatagcaacttagtttcattcctttattggcttttagacctttatcatgccttggaatactcacttgattgcaccctttgagacttttattttttgatccctttgtctttccaaggttcATTTCTTCCTTAGGCTAAGGGTTCTGTGaggggggcgactctttaagataagttttcagcAAACACTCCCAAACTAGTTGGtccaaggtgctaggtgttgaaacacccctaaggacttactccctcaagtctcactcccccatacatgcacaccacaggcacatggtttgttattttcttcccttgaggtcttggtgtccagcacctctttgggttactaaatattctgtagcaaggttgctcttgatagtggattttcagttgataatcccgggttagttaacccaagttaccaagtgatgaagcactcctaagaacttattcatccaagcagatccttggtataagagcaccacagacacatccctcaagattcaagcccttggtgcctagccttattctttattaacttttctttctttttcaactcttattgttcttttcctttttcttattaggatcttattatttagctagtctcatgggatGTGTTTCATGCATATGatttaggacagatagttgccttcccaccttgttggtgaaccaacttagctaagtgattactacaccacaaatctaagaacttactccacaaattgaactccactctggtctttcataacatctctttttatttagcttaaaaaaaagacaagcatacaataagcaagatggaattgaaaacaggcaatttgactagcaaTCATAGACCTAAGCAAAAACAAACATCAAATTCTAGTGAATTAAGCTTAAAGAGTGACTATTAATCAagggcacattcagacttccaaattGAGTATTTCCAAGCATatggaatcaagtaacaatacaaccttttggtgatGCCTTCCAGCTACCCATTTGTTGTCATCCTCCATAGCTTCTGTATCCTTCCTcgcttccttggatgatggtgcactgtTTTTCCAAAAGATTGATTGAatccctgcaaagttattggaagttgcttgtccccaaaggACTTGAGAGATAGTTagtatgcatgtatgcttgttaATTTTGGAACTTAATttagtgtgtgaacaccaaacttagttccttgcctaatacaGCAGGTTGAATACATGCAAAAAATCTCATGTGTTGTTATCAGCAAGACAACTATGAACTAACTACTGTTAAGTGGTTCTCCTGATTGGTTGGATCTAGCAATTTGCCCTTGaaggagtgtagtgtgattctaactgaaatatttggtggaacaccaaacttagaattacacacttactcttgtattgttttggtgtgtaacaccaaacttagctcctcgcaatacgggggaaactacttgtgatttttattaaaatgcaaatgaaaagaaaactaccttaggttgggttgcctctcaatgaagcgctcttttagcgtcgctagttCGATGATTCCTCCATTACTTGAGgtgatacttcactttggggttttcccccatgttgcccatgtagtgtttgagcctttgtccgttcacagtgaacgtcctctttgaactttcctccatgatttccaTGTGTCCATacggcgagacctttgtgacaagaaagggtcctgaccaccttgatttgagtttcccagggaaaaCTCTTAATTTGGAAgtgtagaggagcacttgctgtccttcttcgaagctcctgggtgtcaaatggaggtcatgccttctctttgccttctctttataaatcttggcattttcataggcttgagatctgaactcctccatttcttgcagctgcaagattctcttttcaccagcagcaatgctatcaaaatttagcagcttgagagcccagagggttttgtgttccagttccaatggtagatgacaagcctttccatacaacagttggtatggggacatcccgattggtgtcTTGAATGCCGTccggtatgcccaaagagcatcatcccgtttcttcgaccaatcctttcttgatgctcctatagtcttttccagaatcctttttagctctctgttagatatctcagtttgccacttgtttgggggtggtaaggtgtggtaatcttgtgtttcaccccgtatcgtaggaggagagcttctagtggtctgttacaaaaatggctccctccatcactgatgagtgctcgtgggactccgaaccagctaaagatgttctttctgaggaagttcacgaccaccttgttatcattcgttggggttgcaatagc is a window encoding:
- the LOC107636440 gene encoding uncharacterized protein LOC107636440, producing the protein MSPFRLVYGKACHLPVKIEHKAYWAIKECNPSLGGARIERKLQLAELECLRLEAYENSRLYKEKMKAIHDRNIRGKEFKAGDLVLLYNSRLRLLPGKLRSKWEGPYQVVKAEPYGDYHLCHPSSSDIFKANGHDARKLVL